One window of Microcoleus vaginatus PCC 9802 genomic DNA carries:
- a CDS encoding alpha-L-glutamate ligase, whose amino-acid sequence MLTNIEILLAACEELNIPYEILHPSQNLIRLKQSGAEYYFVNYMTPFNSASVAEIFKDKEYTYQLLNGKINTPRTLGFVSPHCEEKYKKYLSFPDIESIVLEVNKKFAFPVILKRNRGAGGNNVFLCKTREQIKEALEIIFNVNSKDYDYVALAQEYIEIAHEYRAVFCKEKLVLLYEKDKSQAEFAGNLSPLHWEGAKAQHIIDPNLMSEIEDFVKPVFAEMAINYAGFDIALDKNGAYWLIEINSSPNYDIFVRDNDRQIVVTMFKGILDSLVVNKTPYLK is encoded by the coding sequence ATGCTAACCAATATTGAAATCCTGCTGGCAGCTTGTGAGGAATTAAATATCCCTTACGAAATCCTGCATCCTTCCCAAAACTTGATTAGACTCAAACAGAGCGGCGCAGAATATTATTTTGTCAATTACATGACGCCATTTAACAGCGCGTCAGTAGCAGAGATTTTTAAAGACAAAGAATATACATATCAACTATTAAACGGCAAAATAAATACTCCCAGAACTCTCGGTTTTGTCTCGCCTCACTGCGAGGAGAAGTATAAAAAGTATTTGAGTTTCCCAGATATTGAATCAATAGTTTTAGAAGTAAACAAAAAATTTGCTTTCCCGGTGATTCTCAAAAGAAATCGCGGTGCTGGTGGCAATAATGTTTTTTTGTGTAAAACTAGAGAGCAAATTAAAGAAGCCCTAGAAATTATATTTAACGTCAACAGTAAAGATTATGACTATGTGGCGCTAGCTCAAGAATACATCGAAATTGCCCACGAATATCGGGCTGTATTCTGCAAAGAAAAGCTAGTTTTGCTATACGAAAAAGACAAATCTCAGGCTGAATTTGCGGGCAATTTAAGCCCGCTGCACTGGGAAGGTGCAAAAGCCCAACATATAATTGACCCAAACCTCATGTCTGAGATTGAAGATTTTGTTAAACCTGTTTTTGCCGAAATGGCGATTAATTATGCTGGGTTTGACATCGCGCTAGATAAAAACGGAGCATATTGGTTAATTGAAATTAACTCAAGTCCCAATTACGATATTTTTGTCAGAGATAACGATCGCCAAATTGTCGTAACAATGTTTAAAGGCATTCTGGATAGCTTGGTTGTTAACAAAACGCCTTATTTGAAATGA
- a CDS encoding XRE family transcriptional regulator codes for MEQTFGRLIRQARKDKAYSQRELAAMLSVDFTYLSKLENDRADYAPKEEVIRALARNLDINEEELIFLAGRLPQQYEALLKQNPKEMQALFRRMQENPDWLKQSFEA; via the coding sequence GTGGAACAAACATTTGGAAGACTGATCCGTCAAGCTCGCAAGGACAAAGCTTACTCACAACGTGAGCTAGCAGCTATGCTAAGTGTGGACTTTACTTATTTGTCGAAGTTGGAGAACGATCGAGCGGATTATGCGCCAAAAGAGGAGGTAATCCGAGCATTAGCGCGAAATCTAGACATAAACGAAGAGGAATTGATTTTCCTGGCGGGGAGGCTGCCGCAGCAGTACGAAGCGCTGCTGAAGCAGAATCCGAAGGAAATGCAGGCTCTTTTCCGCCGAATGCAAGAAAATCCAGATTGGCTCAAACAGTCTTTTGAAGCGTAA
- a CDS encoding ImmA/IrrE family metallo-endopeptidase — protein sequence MSIFKPYCFYPKETIERLANDILMQMQKTQNFAPRWPFDATTVADFLDLGVVWECIEPDEEGAIAARILPQQRLIEINEQILEKPPGFIESTIAHEIGHWVLHVNQDEADGTVEQLELNLGDEGKTAQDVEEPFVCRGASADNKVLSIEWQAQYFASCLLMPRCILEEKRQGRDLTKWSHLYKMRDELGVSISNLTNRLQEFDWIYIPKGTREIYAGKDAANGQQRLFG from the coding sequence GTGAGTATCTTTAAGCCGTATTGCTTCTATCCCAAAGAAACGATCGAGCGTTTGGCAAATGACATCTTGATGCAGATGCAGAAAACGCAAAATTTTGCTCCGAGATGGCCTTTTGATGCGACAACGGTTGCTGATTTTCTGGATTTGGGCGTAGTTTGGGAGTGCATTGAGCCGGATGAAGAAGGTGCGATCGCGGCGAGGATTTTGCCGCAGCAGCGGTTAATCGAAATCAACGAACAGATTCTCGAAAAACCGCCGGGGTTCATCGAATCGACGATCGCCCACGAAATCGGACACTGGGTGCTACACGTCAATCAAGACGAAGCAGACGGCACTGTGGAACAGTTGGAATTAAACTTGGGCGATGAAGGAAAAACCGCCCAGGATGTCGAGGAACCGTTTGTTTGCCGGGGTGCGAGTGCGGATAATAAGGTTTTGTCGATCGAATGGCAAGCGCAATATTTTGCAAGCTGTTTGTTGATGCCTCGGTGTATTTTGGAGGAAAAAAGACAGGGACGCGATTTAACTAAGTGGTCGCATTTATACAAAATGAGAGATGAATTGGGAGTGAGCATTTCCAATTTGACAAACCGCTTGCAAGAATTCGATTGGATTTACATTCCCAAGGGAACGCGCGAGATTTATGCCGGGAAAGATGCGGCAAACGGGCAGCAGCGGTTGTTTGGATAA